The proteins below are encoded in one region of Triticum aestivum cultivar Chinese Spring chromosome 1B, IWGSC CS RefSeq v2.1, whole genome shotgun sequence:
- the LOC123100082 gene encoding uncharacterized protein, producing MVALRVTARRLVDGGQTPTVTVEEAQRRLFPRLSQVDRARSTTSSAAVAADTNVAAGKGYEDREKLLTEIHNMSEELYDKVSHAERIYNIPGREGKKISRLREELATQVGPRPGDDSWRMLRVMHTLTYYGGYASFMFTSYVLASMAIGSIVELEPDEKRWIRRKEGRNASEMKQND from the exons atggtggcgcttcgAGTCACGGCGAGGAGGCTCGTCGACGGTGGCCAGACGCCGACGGTGACGGTGGAAGAGGCGCAACGCCGGCTCTTCCCGAGACTCTCCCAGGTCGACCGGGCTAGGTCTACCACATCCTCCGCTGCTGTTGCTGCAGACACCAATGTGGCGGCGGGCAAG GGCTATGAAGATCGGGAGAAACTCCTGACAGAGATCCATAATATGAGCGAGGAGTTGTATGATAAGGTTTCGCATGCGGAAAGGATCTACAATATCCCTGGTAGGGAAGGCAAAAAGATCAGTCGGCTGCGCGAGGAGCTCGCCACGCAAGTGGGGCCTAGACCCGGCGACGACTCATG GCGCATGTTACGAGTGATGCATACATTAACGTATTACGGTGGATATGCGTCTTTTATGTTCACCTCATATGTGCTCGCGAGCATGGCCATTGGTTCGATCGTTGAATTGGAGCCAGATGAAAAGCGATGGATAAGAAGAAAAGAGGGGAGGAACGCAAGCGAAATGAAACAAAATGATTGA